Genomic segment of Thamnophis elegans isolate rThaEle1 chromosome 17, rThaEle1.pri, whole genome shotgun sequence:
CACAGTCAAGAACGACAAGAGCCACTTGCCTCCTACCGACAGGATACTCCACCTAGCAGCATCTATAGAAACGACATGCATAGTTTGCCTGTCCCAGGACCGCCAGGACAGCATCAGCGCTCTGGCGAACTGGATCCGATCGGACCAAACGGTGCCTCTCGTCCTCGTCTCACAATTGTTAGGCAAGGTGGTGTCCTGCGTCTCCCTTGTTCCCGGGGCACGTCTGCATACCAGGACATTACAATGGTTCCTCCTGCCTACCCAGAAATACAGCAGGAGCAATTCAACTATCAGAGTTCCATCAGGGGTCCTCCAGGGGTGGATGCCACCGACCACAACCAGGGGATGCCCATTCCAGGAACCGAACAGTCTCGCCATCGGTACGGACACTGGTTTTCTGGGTTGGAGAGCCCAGATAGAGACTCAGATGGCAGAAGGCCAGTGGACACAAGAGGAATGACGAACCAACGACAACTGGGAAGAGATCCAAGCAGGCCACAGAGCCCTCCGATGGATCCAGATCACCATCTCCGGCCACCACATCCTAGCAGACAACGTAGCCACCAAGACCCATATGAACCACCGAGGGAGCACCCACTCGAGGTACCTTGTGCGAGAAGCTGAGCATTTGGGGCACTGGGCAGACGGGCATCTCCTATCCTTGCGAGCTGAACATAAGTCAGGAACCTCCAATGTACTGGAGCCCCATTTTAGGCCTAGCAGGCTTCCCCACAGCCTCCTTGGGGCCAAAAATAGGCCAATGGGTTTCCCTATGAAAAAATGAGGctaagtttctagtcctcatggcATCTGAGCAAGCTCAAATACCTAAATTCTCACTCAAGGATGGGGACTCAATTCTGCTTTCTACAAAAACGGAGTGCATTTATTTCCCCACttgcgttgcccgggtatttatttaagGGTGGGTGGTGCGAAAATGtcgggaccaaatgtaatttctaatgttgaattttcccccttatcagagggagcctccttgtggagtattgtgaagccattactgagctgtacagtggaagccattttatggcagtacagtagaagtcatttaaaggcacagcaggctgtatcttaacagaatagaCATCCCGAGGGCTGTTAGGGGTGTCTTTCCCCCCATTTCCCCATAGTATTtgttcccagagagtaagtcatttgtgtaccaaatttggttgaaattgcttgaggctttctagagttacacacacacagccatttttatataattatatagatTAGGAGAACTCCCCCTCTTCCCCAGTGTGATAAAAACAGTATAATTCTCACAAATCTCACTTGATCACTAATTCTCAGTCAACAACATTTGTCTCCTATCGACAGGATATCGACTACCGGAGACTGAGTCCCTTTGGAAGTCCTCCAGGGGCGGATTTCACTGACTACAACCAGGGGAATAACATTCAAGAAACCGAACCGTCTCGCCATCGTTCCAGAGGCCGGTTTTCTCGGCTGGAGAGCCCAGATAGAGACCCAGATGGCAGAAGGCCAGTGGACAGAAGAGGAACGATGCAAGAACGTCAACCGGTAAGAGCTCAAAGCAGGCCACGGAGCCCTTGAAGGGATCCAGACCACCATCACTGGCCACTGCGTAGTGATCCTAGCAGACAACATAGCCACCAAGGCCCAGATAAACCGCCAAGGGAGCACCCACTCGAGGTACCTCATGCAAGAATCTGGACACTTGGGCGACTGGGCAAAGGGCATCTTTTATCCATGGGAAAAGGATCATGTCTCACCCCCTCCTCGTTTTAGGCCTAGCAGGcattcctgcagcttcctgcaaacAAAAAACGGACAGGGGAGAGGGGAGCCGCACCCACCATGCCCTGTTATGGCCCTAACAGGCCtttctgcagcctcctgggaacaaaaacaTTCCGTGCTCCATCCCtaatgccccattttgggcctagcaggatTCCCTATTGTTACAGATGCTATGTCTGCCTTGTGGGGTGATAATCCGGTCCCTTTCTTGCAGATCTACTTGGGCAGACGGCGCCAAAGAGCGGAGTCCTAAGTACTGGGCGCACTTTTATCCCATCTTTTGATCGGCGTGGCAAGAGTCACATGGACATTGGTGGAAATCTCAAGGGAAGAGTCTTCTTCATTTCCTCTTAAGTTTTTTCTGGAGACGTCATTCCTCACCCTTCGAACTTTACATCCCTGTCTTTTACGTCCGGGAGTGACATCCAGTGAGTTGTTAGCTACTGTATCTGAGCTCTCCTTTCCTCGTTCCATGTTTTGGGTTTTAAATTCTgctagtcttcgacttacgaccacaatgtcTGTCGTATAGCAAGATGTTGGCAGAGTGAGCTTTGCCCGCACTCCTGCcgttcattttacctaccttccTAGCCACTGTCATTTAAGCAAATTGCAGCAGTTATTAAGTTCGTAAGAGggatgttaagggaatctggctttccaCACACCCCTCCCGCAGCTGACATCACTTGTTGCTAATCGGTTCCGAAGCGTCTGACATTTCAATCGCCTGACCGCCTCGATGCTACAAAAGTTGTTAAGTGTCAAAAACGGTACTCAAATGGCCGTtgcaattttggtcactaaaagaAGTGTCATCCACCCCCAATCTTTCCCACCCTAACCTTGGGAGCTTAGATGCCAGGGAGCTGCCCACTTTTACTCCGCATGACTTCCGCGCTCACTAATTTCCCCCGAATCTCATCTGTTATATCGCATTGTGTATCCAACAGCCAATAAAAGGACAGATTTGCAATAAAAAAGTCCCTTGAACCACTCTGGAAACGAAACGGTAGTGGGCTCTCTGCAGGAACCAGATTAGGTTACGGGGAGAGCATCGTTGAGTTTATTGGCCTCTGTCTCTGAGCCTGGCCTACTTTGCAGGGCTGTTGTGTGAAAAAGTAGGAGTGTCCCAGCTCCCTTCGCTTCTTTGGAATTCTGCTCTGAAAAGAAGACCATGTAAATGATATAATAAAGGATCTTGTGGGTGGAGGAAGTAGCCATTTCTGTCTCGGAGGCAGGATGGGTGTCGTTTTGTGGCTTCCAGGGGTAAGACTGGCATCGGATCCCGATGGCTTACAGCCTTGAAGCCCCACCGGACAATTCGATCGAAGCACCTGGCAGGTGCAGCAGGATTCGAATAGATCCAGGATCCTTTGCAAATCATCCTGAAAACGTACAAAGGATCCCACTGTCGGATGAGGTcttggaagctgcagaaagaAGACGGGGCATATTTTTCTACCTTTTGCGTCCTTTCCCCCTCTCCAGCGTGTGGGCTACTAATCCCCGTCCTCCCTGGCTGTGCGTGATGGGCGGTGTAGTCCAGTGCTTCCTTTTCAGGCCCACAGCTGGGAAAGCTTTTCAACGAAGCTTAAAAAatgccagagggagggagggaggaaacagaaggagcaaaagaaaggaatgaaaaagaaaaaaaggaaggaaggagaagaaaaggggaaggagcaAGGGAAAGGCCATtaggaagtgagagaggaaggagcaaaagaaaaaggaaaggaagggaagggaaggaaaaaaggaaaaggatggaagaaagaagaaaaaaaaggaaggatgggagaaaagaaaaaggaaggaaagggaaggaaaaaagaaaaggatggaagaaaagaaaaaagtggaaggaaggatgggagaaaagaaaaaaggaagggaaaagatagaaaaggaagggaaaataaaggaatggaaggaagggaaaagaaaaggaagcggaataaaagcaagaaagaaaaaatatattttgctttcgGGCAGGTAGTGCACATCGGCCTGTCTCCAAAGCTTCGTGGGCGCCGCTAAGAAGCCCCCTCAGCCGGCATTCAGGCTAATTTCACTCTTCTACCGCTGCTAGGTCCTTCGATTCGtgggtccttccccccccccttccgaaATGGTCGCGCCCTCTGACAGCACCGTTTCCAATCGGTGCGAGGGAGGCGGAGGCGATGCGAATGGGAGGTTAGGGCTCGGGCGAGACCATCAGACCGGTCAggagcggtgggggggggggtgcgccGAGGGGAAAGTTGCTTTCCGCGCCTATGGCCGAAGTTGGTGCTGATTTCCAGCGGAAATCGCGCAAAGATTTGGTGGCGGAACAAATCCAAAgccagtaaaaataataataaataaaaacgactttttaaaaaaacgaagGGGGGCatgtacaaaaataataataaatatgagGTAAATTGTAGCCATGGAGGAAGGGGGGCGGGACTTTTGCATGATGGGCAGGGTAGGTGGCCTATTCcatcctgagagagagagagagagagagagagagaaggcgggAAAAGGGTTAACGCTGCCTCCCTACTTCTCCTCAGAGAGGCAGCCAATCGGGTCTCCGCAGCGTCTCCTTCCCTCAGAGAGTCACTTCAGACTCCGATCCCCGGAGGAGACCAAgacagagacacccccccccccttctccagtACACCCCCTTCCGGCCATGGAGCCTGAGGAGCCGGTGAGTGGGGAAAAGCTGGATCTGGCGGCCCCCGAGGCCACTGGATCCCTCTCAACGCCCCGGCCGGCTCCGGCCAGCGCCTCGCCGAAGATCCGAGCCAAGGGGCCTCTCGCCAAGAAGGCCGCGAAGAAGACCGCCCAAATTCCTCCCAAGGCTTTAGACACAGTAGACGCTGCAGGGGAAAAGGAGCAGGAGCGCCCCCTTGTGGATGGAGCTGCCGTTTGCAGCGCTTCCCAGCCCGAGGCAGGTGAGACGCCTAGCCCCTCTTGTCCACCAGATGGCGCCAGAGAGGAGGTTTCTCAGCCGCAGCTGCCGGTGATGGAGCCAGCTGAGCCttcatcccttcctcctccttcgtcTCCGCTCCCGGAAAGTCCTTCGGAGGAGCCAGCTGCTAAGAGGGCAAAGCCTGCCACCCCAGAGGCTGCCGTCCCTTCTCCAGAGAGCCCGGAGCTGGAAATGACCCCGGAGATGAGAGAGATCATATCAGAGGCCATCGCTCAGGGCATTGCTGCAGGCCTCCAACAACACCGCCCGTCAACCTCTGCAGCCTCTAACAACACCTTACGCCAGGGACAGGCTCCTCCTTCCATGAGCATCCCAGAATCCCTCGGCAAAGACGTGCCACTGTCTGGGGACAAAGTAGGGACTCCAGATGCCTATGGCGTCACACGTCTCTTCAAGCCTGCCTTGTTTAAGACGCTTCTCCAGAACGCCAAGGCCACCGCTGGGTTAGGAGCAGATCGAACTGCTTCTGATCCAGGTTTATCTGACCCCAATAATTTGTTGTTCTCAAAGCCCACCACAGATGAGGAGATCCCGTGCCCGAAATCTTTTCTTGATGTTGTCCAGCAACAATGGGCTGTACTAGGGGCGGCTCCAAAGCTGACCGAAAATGAGAAACAGTTCTACAATGTGGGTCCAATCATCAGAGGGGCATTAAAACCGCCAACAATTGATGAACCCGTGGCGTCCTATGCCTGCTCCACCATTCTCTCCAACAATTTAGACGATGCTTTGAATCCAGAAGAGAAAAGAACAGAAATGGCGCTCATCTTGGCCCATAAATCGGCGGCCTGGGCGGTTAGGTCAGCGATGGCTGCTTCCTTCTTCACTAGAACATCCTTGCTCTGGCTCAAACAGATGCAGGCCAGATTCCCAGTCACCGACCTCCAGACTCACAAGGACCTCAACAACCTGATAGCAGCGGCAGAATTCTCTGCAGATGCCACCCTGAATTCAGTCAGGTTTGCTTCCAGAGCCATCGGCAACTCCCTGACAGCCAGACGGCTGCTGTGGCTCCGTCCCTGGCAGTCAAACATAAAGTTCAAGTGGAAGTTGGCCTCTACTCGCTTCAAAGGTGACAAGCTATTCGGAGAGGCCTTAGAGCCTATACTCATAGAGACCAAAGACAAAAAGAAGGTCCTACCCTCTATGTCCAAACAAGCTGGTCAGAAATCCTTGCCCAACATTCGGAAGCGGAAAGCGGACACTGGACAGCCACAGAGGGCATACTTCCAGCAACATGGTGGCCAATCCAGTAAGAGGAAGCAGGTCCAATCCAAACAGCCATTTCGAGGCAACGGAAGTcggtccttccttctctcctccagaAGTCTTCAGAGCCAAGCCTCCAGAGGACCAGCAGTGACTGGGGATTGTAGTCTGAAAGGCTTCGAGGAAGTGGAGAGTGTTTTTCCACTTATAAAGACTCAACAAGCATCTTGTATACAAGAGATTCAAAATGCAGTCCACACTGGAGAGCATCCGGATGGGCGACTTCCTGATGTAAATAGATCTCACGGAATCTTATCTACACATCCCTATGTTGCCAACTCACCAACGATTTCTATGGATACGCAAAGTGAACCAGCATTGCCAGTACAGAGCTCTCACGAAGATTCTAGCGATGCTCTTGTCTCATCTCAAGACTATCCCTATTCCCGTCCAACACTATCTGGCCGACATGTGGATCGAATTGTCCTCTCTTCTCTGTGCCACAGAGGGCCTACTCATCATGATCCAGGTCCTTCAGGGTCCTTCAGGGAATCAGAGATTCACAGTCAACAACTACAAGAACCACTTGTCTCCTACCGACAGGATGCTCCACCTAGCAGCATCAGTAGACGTGATAACATGCATAGTCTCCCTGTCCCAGATCCAACAGGACAGCATCAGGGCTCTAGCAAACTGAATCCGATCGTGCCGAATATTGCCTCTCGACCTCGTctcacaattgttaagcaagatGGTGTCCTGCGTCTCCTTTGTTCCCGGGGCAAGTCTGCATACCAGGACCTTACAATGGTTCCTCCTGCCTACCCAGAAATACGGCAGGAGCAATTCAGCTACCAGAGACCGAGTCCCAACAGAGGTCCTGCAGTGGTGGATGTCACCGACGACAACCAGGGGATGCCCATTCCAGGAACCGAACCATCGTACTATAGCTACGGACGCCAGTATGCTCGGCTGGAGAGCCCAGATAGAGACCCCGATGGCAGAAGACCTGTGGACACAAGAGGAATGACTAACCAACATCAACCGGCCACAGATGCAAGCAGGCCATTTAGCCCTCCAACGGATCCAGACGACCATCTCCGGCCACCACGTACTTATCCTAGCCGAGAATGTAACCGCCAAAGCCCATATGACCCGCCAAGGGAGCACCCACTTGAGGTACTTCATGCGAGAATCCACGCAGTTGGGGCACTGGGCAGAAGGTCATCTCCTATCCGTGCGAGCGGAACATAACTCGAGAACATCCAATGTACAGgaaccccattttgggcctagcaggcctctctgcagcctcctggggcCAAAAACAACTATTTTCAAGACttcaagtttctagtcctcatagCATCTGAGCAACTTCGAATACTTAAAATTTTCACtgaagggtggagggaggggactTGATTCTGCTTTCTACAAAAATGGGATACATTTATTTCCCTACTAGCTGATTatccggcattgcccaggtatttatttataggaggaaaatatcTGCACCAAATgtgatttctaatgttggatttttccccttatcagaaggagcccccttatggagtactgtgaagctgttaccatggcaactcaactgtgctgtacagtagaagccattgtatggcagtacagtagaagccatttaaaggcacagcaGGCTCtagcttaacagaacacacacacctaggggtgttaggggtatcttcctcacagtatttgtctccagagtaagtcatctgtgtaccaagtttggttgaaattgcttgaggtgttctagagttatgctgcaacacacacacacaaacacacacacacacacacacacacacacacagagccatttttatatacagtatatagattaggagaactccccctcttccccaatgtcataaaaacagtttaattcTCATGAATGCGCCTAAAACCCCCATGTGATCATGGATTCACAGTCAACAACGAGAGCCATTTGTCTCCTACCTATAGGATATCGACTACCGGAGGCAGGATCCCATCAGAAGTCCTCCAGTGGTGGATGTCACCAAGCACAACCAGAGGATGGGCATTCAAGAAACCGAACTGTCTCACCATCGCTCCGGAGGCCGGTTTTCTCGGCCGGAGAGCCCAGATAGAGACCCAGATGCCAGAAGGCCAGTGGACAGAAGCAGAACGACGAACCAATGCCAACCAGTAAGAGCTCAAATCAGGCCACGGAGCTCTCAAAAGGATCCAGACCATCATCGCTGGACACCACGTACTGATTCTAGCAGAAAACGAAAGAAATAGGACCCGTATGGACCACCAAGGGAGCACCCACTGCAGGTAACTCATGTGAAAAGATGGGCAATTGGGACACTGGGCAGAAGGGCATCTCCTATCCGTGACAGCAGAATTTAACTCACCCCCCCTTCCCTGTTTTGGGCCCAGCAGGCATCCATGAGCCTCCTGCGACCAAAAACGTTCTGTGGGGGTTGCTTCATCCccaatgccccattttgggcctagaaaGCCTCCCTGCTCTTACAGGTGCTATGTCTGTTTTGTTGGGTGATAACCCGGTCCCTTTCTTGCAGATCCACTCGGGGAGAAGGCGTCAAAGAGCGGAGCCATCCTAAGACCCGGGCGTAAGGTTTGCCTGTCTCATGTGGCGAGGGTTGCGTGGATATTGGTGGAAATCTGAAGGGAAGAGCCTTCTTCATTTCTCCCTCCTCTTCAGGATTTATATCCCTGTACGTCCAGGAGTGACGTCCAGTGACTTCTTAGCTGATGTGTCCGAGCTCTCtttttctagatcagtgtttgggCTTTCAAATGACCTtagtgtcgtaagtcgaggactgctgaaaagaaaaatattccttTCTGCCCTTCCACAGGCACATTTCTCTGGCTTCATCCCTTCTTCCTGtctttcccccacccaaaaaaaaccccactcagAAATTTATCTTTGAACTAAAAATTCTTGAGTTCTCCTTTCTTGCTTCCAACATTAAGCCGATCAGGGCAGGCACCCCACCAAATCGGAGGTGTGGGGTGGTTGACCTGCGGAGAAATGATTCAGCTTGCTTTATACAACACAACAATTGTCTTGTTTGTAGGTTAGCTACACAATAAAGTTCCTGTAGGTTTCATTTTAATGGGGtcaaagacaccccccccaatCCGTACCACCCCAACCAAGGGGGCATAGATGCCAGGGAGCTGCCCACTTTTTCTCCGCATGACTTCCACGCATCTCATCTGTTATATCGCACTGTGTGTTCAACAGCCAATAAAAGGACAGATTTAGAACCCAAAAAAGTCTCTTGAACTTCTCTGGAAAACAAAAGGGTAGTGGGATCGCTCTGATGAGATTACGGGGAGAGCATCGTTGAGTTTATCGGCCTCTGTCTCTGAGCCTGGCCTCCTTTGCAGGGCCGTTGTGTGAAAAAGTAGGAGTGTCCCAGCTCTGCTTCGCTTCTTTGGAATTCTGCTCGGAAAAGAAGACCACGTAAATGATATAATAAAGGATATTGTGGGTGGAGGAAGTAGCCAATTCTGTCTCGGAGGCAGGACGGGTGCCATTTTGCAGCTTCCAAGGGTGAAACTGGCATCGGACCCCGATGGCTTACAGCCTTAAAGCCCCACAGGACAACTCAATCCAAGCACCTGGCAGGTGCAGCAGCCTCTAAGTAGATCCAGATCTAGGATCCTTTGATCTGTTGCAAATCCTCCTGAAAACGTACAAAGGATCCCACTGTCGGATGAGGTCTTGCAAGCTGCAGAAagaagaccggggggggggggtgtatttttCTACCTTCTGCGTCCTTTCCCCGTCTCTAGTGTGTGGGCTACTAATCCCCGTCCTCTGTGGGTGATGGGTGGTGTAGTCCACCGCTGCCTTTTCAGTCCAACAGCCGGGAAAGAGCTTTTGAATGGAAGACGGAGCTTAGAAATGCCagtggaagggaggaaaagaaaaagggaggggaacgAGGAAGGAgcaatagggaaggaaggaaggaatgaacaaAAGTAGGAAGGCGGAAAGGAGAGGGCATTgggtaggaagaaggaaggagcaaaagaaaaggaaggacagaatgaaaaagaaaggaaggagcaaaacaagtgaatgaaaaagaaaaagggaaggagaagaaacgATGGGAAGGAGCGAGGGAGAGGCcattaggaaggaagagaggaaggagcaaaaagaaataggaaggaaagtgggcaggaaaaagaaagaaggatggaagggaggagaagaaaagggagaaaggaaggatggaggaaaagaaaaaggaaggaaagaagaaaggaaaaaaaaggaatgaaagggaaaaaaaattctgctctCAGGCAGGTAAAGCACGTGGGCGTGTCCCCAAACCTTCGAGGGCGTGGCTAGGAAGAAACCCGCCTCCTTCCATGATTCAGATTAATTTCACTCTTCCTACGATGCTGGGACGATTCCATTCATGGGTCCATCCTCCTCCCCCCAACGCCCTCCAAAATGGTCGCGCCCACTCGGCGCGCGGCGGAGTTTCCAATTGGAGCGAGGGAGGCGGAAGCGCTGCGGATGTGACGTTGGGGCCGGCGAGACCATCCtggcggccgggggggggggtgagaatgCAGGGAGACTGTTGACTCTGCCACCCTCCTCAGACTGGCAGCCAATCGagtctccttctccccttcagAATCGAATCCCCGGAGGAGACCCAGAGAGACCCCCCCACCTTCTCCAGGACAGCCTCTCCCGGCCATGGAGCCTTCCGAGGAGCCGGTGAGTGGGGAAAAGCTGGATCTGGCCGCCCCCGGGCCCCGCGTGGCCACTGGATCCCCCTCCAAGCCCAAGCCGGCCCCGGCCAGAGCCTCGCCCAGGACCCGGGCCAAGGCGCCGCCCGCTAAGAAGGCGCCGCCCGCCAAGAATGCCCCGAAGGCCGCGGAGAAGGCCGCCCAAATTCCCCCCAAGGCTGTAGACCCAGTAGACGCCGCAGGGGGAAAGGAGCAGGAGCGCCCCCTTGTGGACGGAGCTGCCGCTTGCAGCGCTTCCCAGCCGTTGCAACCTGTAACGGAGGCAGGTGAGACGCCTATCCCGTCTTGTCCACCAGATGGCGCCAGAGAGGAACTTTCTCAGCCGCAGCTCCCAGTGATGGAGCCCGCTCAGCCTTCGTCCCTTCCTCCTGCTTCGACTCCGCTCCCGCCGGAAAGTCCTTTGGGGGAGCCGGCTGCTAAGGCCCTCCAAGTAGCCGCCATGGTCTCTCCCAAGGAGCACCTCCCGGCTATGGAGCCTCCCGAGAAGCCGGTGAGTGGGGAAAAGCTGGATCTGTCCACCCCCAAGCCTGGCTTGGGCAAGGGATCCCCCTCCAAGCCCAAGCCGGCCCCGGCCAGAGCCTTGCCCAAGACCCGGGCCAAGGCGCCGCTTGCTAAGAAAGTGCTGCCCGCTAAGAAGGCCACGAAGAAGGCCGCCCAAATTCCCCCCAAGACTTTAGACCCAGTAGGCGCCGCAGGGGGAAAGGAGCAGGAGCGCCCCCTTGTGGACGGAGCTGCCGCTTGCAGCGCTTCCCAGCCGTTGCAACCTGTAACGGAGGCAGGTGAGACGCCTAGCCCGTCTTGTCCACCAGATGGAGCCAGAGAGGAACTTTCTCAGCCGCAGCTGCCGGTGATGGAGCCCGCTGAGCCTTCGTCCCTTCCTCCTGCTTCAACTCCGCTCCCGCCAGAAAGTCCTTCGGAGGAGCCGGCTGCTAAGAGGGCAAAGCCTGCCACCCCGGAGGCTGCCGACCCTCCTGCAGCGGCCGGACTCTGTCCAAAGAAGGCCCAGGAGCCTGGCATGCAAAACAAACAGCCGGCGGTCTCTGCAGCCTCCGACAGCGCCTTACGCCAGGGGCAGGCTACTGCAGCCGATGCACCAATCCGCCCTTCTACTGCCTCTTCCATGGACATCCTGAAATCCCTCTCGGTTGTTGATGGACCTGAAGACTTGCCACTCTCTGGGGACATAGGAGAGACTCCAGACCCCCTGAGCTGCAGACGTCTCTTCAGCCCTCTCTTGTTTAAGATGCTTCTCCAGAAAGCTGGGATAGGACCAGATCCAGCCGCTTCTAATCCGGCCTTATCTGACCCCAAATTTTTATTGTTCGCAGAGCGACCCCAAGTTAGAGAGGAGATCCCCTGCCCGAAATTTTTCCTGGATGTCTTCCAGCAAGAATGGCAAAAACCAAACTGTTTTACAAACCCGGACGTAAATAATAAACGATACTACAATGTGGACAAGGACCTCACGGATTCATTAAAAATCCCAACAGTTGATGGGCCTGTGGCGGCTTTAGTCTCTTCCACCGTTCTCCCCACCTCAATTGAGGATCATTTGactacagaagagaagagaatggaaatgaTGCTGCGCAAAGTCAATTCGTCGGCTGCCTGGGCGGTGAAGTCAGCAGTGGCTGCATCCTTCTTTAATAGAACGTCCTTGCTCTGGCTCAAAGAGATGCAAGCCAGAATCCCAGCCACCGACCTCCAGACTCATGAGCACCTCAACAAACTGATAGCGGCAGCACAATTCTCTGCCGATGCCACCCTGAGCTCAGCCACTTACGCTTCCAGGGCCATCGGCAACTCCGTGACAGTCCGACGACTGTTGTGGCTCCGTTACTGGCAGACAGACAATAGGTCCAAGTGGAGGTTGGCCTCTGCCCCCTTCAAAGGAGACAAGCTATTCGGAGAGGCCTTAGAGCCTTTACTCAAGGAGACCCATGACAAAAAGAAAGTCCTACCCTCTACGTTCAAAAGGGCTGGCCACAAATCCTCGTCCAACGTTCAGAAGCCTTCCTTCAGAGGAGGGAACAACACACACAACTCCTCACAACTAAAGAGGTCATACTTCCAGCGACCTAATCGACAATCTGATAGGGCCGGATATATAGACAGGAGCAGGCAGCAGTTCCAATCCAAACAGCCATTTCAAGACAACAGAAGTCGGCTCTCCCATGACTCTTCCAGAGGTCTGCGTAGCCAACACTCCGAGATCCAACCCTCCAGAGGACAAGCAGCAGCTGGGGATTGTAGTCCCAAAAGATTCAAAGAGATGAAGAGCGATTCTCGAGTTAAAAAGACTCAACAAGCATCTGGTATACAAGAGATTAAAAATCCAGTCCATACTGGACAGCGTCCGAGTGGCCGACTTCCTGAGGTCAATAGATCTCACGGAAACATATCTACACGTCCCCCTATTGCCGACTCACCAACAATTTCTATGGATACGCCACGCAAAT
This window contains:
- the LOC116519935 gene encoding serine/arginine repetitive matrix protein 2-like isoform X1 encodes the protein MEPPEEPVSGEKLAKGSPSKPKPAPARASPRTRAKAPPAKNAPKAAKKAAQIPPKAVDPVDAAGGKEQERPLVDGAAACSASQPLQPVTEAGETPIPSCPPDGAREELSQPQLPVMEPAQPSSLPPASTPLPPESPLGEPAAKALQVAAMVSPKEHLPAMEPPEKPVSGEKLDLSTPKPGLGKGSPSKPKPAPARALPKTRAKAPLAKKVLPAKKATKKAAQIPPKTLDPVGAAGGKEQERPLVDGAAACSASQPLQPVTEAGETPSPSCPPDGAREELSQPQLPVMEPAEPSSLPPASTPLPPESPSEEPAAKRAKPATPEAADPPAAAGLCPKKAQEPGMQNKQPAVSAASDSALRQGQATAADAPIRPSTASSMDILKSLSVVDGPEDLPLSGDIGETPDPLSCRRLFSPLLFKMLLQKAGIGPDPAASNPALSDPKFLLFAERPQVREEIPCPKFFLDVFQQEWQKPNCFTNPDVNNKRYYNVDKDLTDSLKIPTVDGPVAALVSSTVLPTSIEDHLTTEEKRMEMMLRKVNSSAAWAVKSAVAASFFNRTSLLWLKEMQARIPATDLQTHEHLNKLIAAAQFSADATLSSATYASRAIGNSVTVRRLLWLRYWQTDNRSKWRLASAPFKGDKLFGEALEPLLKETHDKKKVLPSTFKRAGHKSSSNVQKPSFRGGNNTHNSSQLKRSYFQRPNRQSDRAGYIDRSRQQFQSKQPFQDNRSRLSHDSSRGLRSQHSEIQPSRGQAAAGDCSPKRFKEMKSDSRVKKTQQASGIQEIKNPVHTGQRPSGRLPEVNRSHGNISTRPPIADSPTISMDTPRKSAFPVQGPHKDTSYTLGSPQDYPYSRPTLSGQPVDRIVSPPAHREPPRHDPDPSGSFRESGIQSQPRQEPLVSYQKDAPSSSTYRRDIVPSLPVPGPPAQHQRSGEPHPIGPNGASRPRLTIVRQDGVLRLHLSRPTSAYQDPEGTRPVVLRGLANQLQLAKAHSMPRSTPMDPDHRLRPPYTDPSRQQSHQGPYEPPREHSLQDIDYRTQDPIRSPPVVKVTQYNHGKHIEETEPSRHRSGSRFSRLESPDRDPDGRRTVDRRGTTQQHQPDADYRRTNPIQSPPVADVTDRNQGKYVRETEPSRYCSGGRFSRLESPDRDRDGRRSADRRGTTREHQSARDRSRSRSPRRDRDRWSPHTDSSRKRRH